In one window of Thiobacillus sp. DNA:
- a CDS encoding CAAX prenyl protease-related protein, which yields MYLSHPGVVRTLPFAVFVAFILVADLVQGVPGLADFDPRYIYPFKVMLVTLLLALLWRRMEELRTLPANRKWLWLWAPFVGLVVFVLWINLDFGWLNLADPDAPGYNPRDPETGELHWPLALTRLAGSALLVPIIEELFWRSFLMRWITQSDFLALAPAAISAKAMLVSSLIFGLEHTLWFAGILAGLAYGWLYRASGSLWPPIVAHGVTNGVLGLWVLGTGNWWYW from the coding sequence ATGTACCTGTCCCATCCCGGCGTAGTTCGTACGCTGCCCTTTGCGGTCTTTGTTGCCTTCATCCTGGTGGCAGACCTCGTACAGGGCGTACCCGGCCTTGCGGATTTCGACCCGCGCTATATCTATCCCTTCAAGGTGATGCTGGTGACCTTACTGCTGGCCTTGCTCTGGCGCAGGATGGAAGAGCTCAGGACACTCCCTGCGAACAGAAAATGGCTCTGGCTATGGGCTCCGTTCGTCGGTTTGGTCGTTTTTGTGTTGTGGATCAACCTGGATTTCGGCTGGCTCAACCTGGCCGATCCGGACGCTCCGGGCTACAACCCCCGCGACCCCGAAACCGGAGAACTTCATTGGCCACTGGCCCTCACGCGCCTGGCCGGCTCAGCCCTGCTGGTGCCTATCATCGAAGAACTCTTCTGGCGTTCCTTCCTGATGCGCTGGATCACCCAGAGCGACTTCCTGGCCCTGGCCCCGGCAGCTATCTCGGCCAAGGCCATGCTAGTCTCCAGCCTGATTTTCGGCCTGGAACACACCCTGTGGTTTGCCGGAATCCTTGCCGGCCTGGCCTACGGGTGGCTTTACCGAGCCAGCGGCAGCCTCTGGCCGCCCATCGTCGCCCACGGTGTCACCAACGGTGTCCTGGGACTCTGGGTACTTGGCACGGGTAACTGGTGGTACTGGTGA
- a CDS encoding outer membrane beta-barrel protein, whose product MAGEGDTFRPVLLYNYARDDNLFRLADSTLPFAQGRGDSYQTMGAGFDLDWKQGRQQVLVSALASQTQFNKYTQLDYDGEDATAEWKWQLGNRLRGALGTDYSVYQGTYLDVTGLVGNVRTQRKHYATGTWWFHSNWDAEVRYNRFSMNYSDPAQIGSNYEYDDIALGLFYRGGQMERLGVEFSTQDGRYPDRTAPLATRFDRESIYLVANWLPTGKTRLKSRIGHISRKDNAAAQRDYSGLNARVDVDWTLGGKSLANLAAYRTQENSELAGADSVTTTGLKGNLLWQPLAKVILNANLTLEQNRYNGTVLDEDINTAGVSATYQPWPGADITLSLTKQQRRSNITTREFDATVLGLSAQVKF is encoded by the coding sequence ATGGCTGGAGAAGGTGACACCTTCCGCCCAGTATTGCTATACAACTACGCACGAGACGACAATCTTTTTCGCCTGGCGGACAGCACCCTCCCCTTTGCCCAAGGACGCGGCGACAGCTACCAGACCATGGGCGCCGGGTTCGACCTGGACTGGAAGCAAGGCCGACAGCAGGTTTTGGTCAGCGCCCTGGCCAGCCAGACCCAATTCAATAAATACACGCAGTTGGACTACGACGGCGAAGACGCCACCGCGGAATGGAAATGGCAACTGGGCAACCGGCTGCGGGGTGCCCTTGGAACGGACTACAGCGTCTACCAGGGCACCTATCTGGACGTCACCGGCCTGGTGGGTAACGTTCGCACCCAGCGCAAGCATTACGCCACCGGCACCTGGTGGTTCCACAGCAACTGGGACGCCGAAGTGCGTTACAACCGTTTCTCCATGAACTACAGCGACCCGGCCCAGATCGGCAGCAACTACGAATACGACGACATCGCCCTGGGTCTCTTCTACCGGGGCGGGCAAATGGAACGCCTGGGCGTGGAATTCAGCACCCAGGACGGCCGCTACCCGGACCGCACCGCGCCCCTCGCCACACGCTTTGACCGGGAATCGATCTACCTGGTGGCCAACTGGCTGCCCACCGGCAAAACCCGCCTGAAGTCCCGCATCGGCCACATCAGCCGCAAGGACAACGCCGCGGCCCAACGCGACTATTCAGGCCTGAACGCCCGCGTAGACGTCGACTGGACGCTGGGTGGAAAGTCCCTGGCCAACCTGGCCGCCTACCGCACCCAGGAAAACTCCGAACTTGCTGGCGCCGATTCCGTCACGACGACCGGGCTGAAGGGCAACCTGCTGTGGCAGCCCCTGGCCAAGGTCATCCTGAATGCCAACCTCACCCTTGAACAAAACCGCTACAACGGCACGGTGCTTGATGAAGACATCAATACCGCCGGCGTGTCCGCCACCTATCAACCCTGGCCGGGGGCGGACATCACCCTAAGCCTGACCAAGCAGCAACGCAGATCAAACATAACAACCAGGGAATTCGATGCCACCGTGCTCGGCTTGAGCGCACAGGTGAAATTTTGA
- a CDS encoding undecaprenyl-phosphate glucose phosphotransferase — protein sequence MNPILVVLVLLASLAYHDEPMDGYYLVLAVIAFFLASYLFDDLSISQPSGGPLWRGFAGVLLAWGLTVGSVVLLGNLSRLQHHYYMPVMETWFFASPVALFIAHVALRAHVRKLHSSGAVRRAIIVGGNPVGERLAQRLSDNEDLLTEFVGYFDDRRPDRLDPPCHARYLGHTRDLMDYVVNNNVEVVYIALPISQKDRISNLLNLLKDTTASVYLVPDIFTFDLIQARIDRVGSVPIIAILETPFTSLNAFKKHIEDIVVSLVILTLISPLMLLIALGVKLSSSGPIIFKQRRYGLNGEEILVYKFRSMRVCEDGDQIRQATQEDDRITPLGRFLRKTSMDELPQFINVLQGRMSIVGPRPHAVAHNELYRKQISGYMLRHKVKPGITGWAQVNGYRGETDTVEKMASRVQYDLDYLRNWSLSLDLIIIFRTVWLVFKDAKAY from the coding sequence ATGAATCCCATCCTTGTGGTGCTGGTCCTGCTGGCCAGCCTGGCTTATCACGACGAGCCCATGGACGGCTACTACCTGGTACTGGCCGTCATCGCCTTCTTCCTTGCCTCCTACCTGTTTGACGACCTCTCCATCAGTCAGCCCTCCGGAGGCCCATTGTGGCGGGGCTTTGCCGGCGTGCTCCTGGCCTGGGGCCTAACCGTGGGAAGTGTGGTCCTGCTGGGCAACCTTTCCCGCTTGCAGCATCACTACTACATGCCAGTCATGGAAACCTGGTTCTTCGCCAGCCCCGTGGCGCTCTTCATCGCCCATGTCGCGTTGCGAGCCCACGTGCGCAAGTTGCACAGTTCCGGCGCAGTGCGTCGAGCCATCATCGTGGGTGGAAACCCGGTGGGTGAGCGCTTGGCCCAAAGATTGAGCGACAACGAAGACCTGCTCACCGAATTCGTCGGTTACTTCGATGACCGCCGACCGGACCGACTTGACCCGCCCTGCCACGCCCGGTATCTGGGCCATACCCGTGACCTGATGGACTACGTGGTGAATAACAACGTGGAGGTGGTCTACATCGCCCTGCCCATCAGCCAGAAGGACCGCATCTCAAACCTCCTGAACCTGCTCAAGGACACCACCGCCTCCGTCTACCTGGTGCCGGACATCTTCACTTTCGACCTGATCCAGGCCCGCATCGACCGGGTGGGCAGCGTGCCCATCATCGCCATCCTGGAAACCCCCTTCACCAGTCTCAACGCCTTCAAGAAGCATATTGAGGACATCGTAGTCTCCCTGGTCATCCTCACCCTGATCTCGCCCCTCATGCTGCTGATCGCCCTGGGGGTCAAGCTTAGTTCCAGTGGCCCGATCATCTTCAAGCAGCGTCGCTACGGCCTGAACGGAGAGGAAATCCTGGTCTACAAGTTTCGCTCCATGCGAGTTTGCGAAGACGGCGACCAGATCCGCCAGGCTACCCAGGAGGACGACCGCATCACCCCCCTGGGCCGCTTCCTGCGCAAGACTTCCATGGACGAACTGCCCCAGTTCATCAACGTGCTGCAAGGACGCATGAGCATCGTGGGGCCCCGCCCCCACGCCGTGGCCCACAATGAGCTCTACCGCAAGCAGATCTCAGGATACATGCTGCGCCACAAGGTCAAACCCGGCATTACCGGCTGGGCTCAGGTCAATGGCTACCGGGGAGAAACCGATACCGTGGAGAAAATGGCCAGCCGCGTCCAGTACGACCTGGACTACCTGCGCAACTGGTCTCTCAGCCTGGACCTCATCATCATATTCCGGACCGTCTGGCTCGTCTTCAAGGACGCCAAGGCCTACTGA
- the epsE gene encoding polysaccharide export protein EpsE translates to MTVLGLFAAGAVHAANDYALATGDLVRVTVYDQPDLTTETRVNESGAILFPLVGSMNVKGLTATEASSRISQALQEGGFVKNAQVNLVVLDFKGQEVSVLGQVNRPGKFPLQKASRITDVMAMAGGSNAAAADTLVLISSVDGKTTRREIDLLALFGNGGDAMNAEIGNNDILYVPRQPLFYIYGEVQRPGAFRLEQNMTVVQALSVGGGLTPRGTQKGMQILRRSENGSLQTLDARLADQLKPDDVIHVKESLF, encoded by the coding sequence ATGACCGTGCTGGGCCTGTTTGCCGCCGGCGCCGTCCATGCCGCCAACGACTACGCCCTGGCCACCGGCGACCTGGTGCGGGTCACCGTCTATGATCAGCCCGACCTCACCACCGAAACCAGGGTCAACGAAAGCGGCGCCATCCTCTTTCCCCTGGTGGGCAGCATGAACGTGAAGGGACTCACCGCCACCGAAGCCTCTTCCCGCATCTCCCAAGCCTTGCAGGAAGGCGGCTTCGTCAAGAACGCCCAGGTCAACCTGGTGGTGCTGGACTTCAAGGGCCAGGAAGTCTCCGTCCTGGGCCAGGTCAACCGCCCGGGCAAGTTCCCCCTGCAAAAGGCCAGCCGCATCACCGACGTGATGGCCATGGCCGGTGGCAGCAATGCCGCCGCCGCCGATACGCTGGTCCTCATCAGTTCCGTGGATGGCAAGACCACCCGTCGGGAGATCGATCTGCTGGCGCTGTTCGGCAACGGCGGTGATGCCATGAATGCGGAGATTGGCAACAACGACATCCTGTACGTGCCCCGTCAGCCCCTCTTCTACATTTACGGCGAGGTGCAACGGCCTGGCGCCTTCCGCCTGGAGCAGAACATGACCGTGGTGCAGGCACTTTCCGTGGGCGGCGGCCTGACACCCCGGGGCACCCAGAAAGGCATGCAGATCCTGCGCCGGAGCGAAAACGGCAGCCTGCAGACCCTGGATGCCAGGCTGGCCGACCAACTCAAGCCGGACGACGTGATCCACGTCAAGGAAAGCCTGTTCTGA
- the epsF gene encoding chain length determinant protein EpsF, translated as MNFTQFLLILRARWLVATLALAVTVATTLVVSLILPKNYTATVSLVVDSKSKDPVTGMMLPSQLLPGYLATQVDIIQSQNVALRVVDGLKLTTFPAVQQDFQASTDGQGDIRQWMAELLLKKLEVTPSRESSVIQVSFSGSDPRFAAAIANAFAQAYVQANLDLRVEPAKQVNAWYEGQLKQLREYLEKAQTALTDYQRDKGLVVGDERSIDVETARLAELSSQLVAAQAQTYDSTSRQVQSGNALAEVEQNPLVQGLKRDLSVAEANLSQMAEKMGKNHPQYQAAQAQVTVIREKLNSEIKLATRSVGTTARVAQSREGEIRGALAAQKSKVMALKRQRDEASVLIREVANAQALYDAAMQRAGQSRMESLANQTDIAVLNPAVAPLEASSPKVLLNTILAVFLGALLGVGLAFLMEMIDRRVRSAEDLATGLDIPVLGELSWKPRGRRMFARATA; from the coding sequence ATGAACTTCACCCAATTCCTGCTCATCCTGCGTGCCCGCTGGCTGGTGGCTACCCTGGCCCTGGCCGTCACGGTGGCCACCACCCTGGTGGTCAGTCTCATTCTGCCCAAGAACTACACCGCCACCGTCTCCCTGGTGGTGGACTCAAAATCCAAGGACCCCGTCACCGGCATGATGCTGCCCAGCCAGCTTCTGCCCGGTTACCTGGCTACCCAGGTGGACATCATCCAGAGCCAGAACGTGGCCCTGCGGGTGGTGGATGGACTCAAGCTCACGACCTTTCCGGCCGTGCAGCAGGATTTCCAGGCCAGCACAGATGGCCAGGGCGATATCCGCCAGTGGATGGCCGAACTGCTGCTGAAGAAGCTGGAAGTCACTCCCAGCCGGGAATCCAGCGTCATCCAGGTCAGCTTTTCCGGCTCCGACCCCCGCTTCGCCGCCGCCATCGCCAACGCCTTCGCCCAGGCCTACGTGCAAGCCAACCTGGACCTGCGCGTGGAACCCGCCAAGCAGGTCAACGCCTGGTACGAAGGCCAGCTCAAGCAACTGCGCGAGTACCTGGAAAAAGCCCAGACCGCCCTTACCGACTACCAGCGCGATAAAGGCCTGGTGGTGGGTGACGAACGCAGCATCGATGTTGAAACCGCCCGCCTGGCCGAGCTTTCAAGCCAGCTGGTGGCCGCCCAGGCCCAAACCTACGACAGCACCTCCCGCCAGGTACAAAGCGGTAACGCCCTGGCCGAAGTGGAACAAAACCCCCTGGTGCAAGGGCTGAAGCGGGATCTGTCCGTGGCGGAAGCCAACCTGTCCCAGATGGCCGAAAAGATGGGCAAGAACCATCCCCAGTACCAGGCCGCCCAGGCCCAGGTAACCGTCATTCGGGAAAAGCTCAACAGCGAGATCAAGCTGGCCACCCGCTCCGTGGGCACCACCGCCAGGGTCGCGCAAAGCCGGGAAGGCGAAATACGAGGTGCCCTGGCCGCCCAGAAATCCAAGGTCATGGCCCTGAAAAGGCAGCGGGATGAAGCCTCCGTGCTGATCCGCGAAGTGGCCAACGCCCAGGCCCTTTACGACGCCGCCATGCAACGGGCCGGCCAGAGCCGTATGGAATCGCTGGCCAACCAGACCGACATCGCCGTGCTCAATCCAGCCGTGGCGCCCCTGGAAGCCTCAAGCCCCAAGGTGCTGCTGAACACCATCCTGGCCGTATTCCTGGGCGCCCTGCTGGGCGTGGGCCTGGCCTTCCTTATGGAAATGATCGACCGGCGGGTGCGCTCCGCGGAAGACCTGGCCACCGGCCTGGACATTCCCGTTCTGGGCGAGTTGAGCTGGAAACCCCGGGGCCGTCGCATGTTTGCC